In the genome of Spirochaeta cellobiosiphila DSM 17781, one region contains:
- a CDS encoding P-loop NTPase, whose amino-acid sequence MHIIPIASGKGGVGKSTLSANLAIALAETGKKVILTDLDLGASNLHHILGIRAIPQGIGNFLSNSKLALNSLVMETEYAGLFFLPGDSEIPGVANLKASQKSRLIKALKGLDCDFLILDLGAGSSFNTLDFFLMSSHGIIVSTPTLTATLNAYLFLKNTVFRILSASFKKGSIAADQLDKAFQSISGLQKIYLPKFLETIRKEDPESYNKFYEKIKHFRPRLVFNMLDDPKDVDKADKIRRSTKEYLGVDLEHLGIIYRDEIQKTALGSRLPIIVYKPQSIVAQAMYRIADKVLQLAEEDDGNFEIDSIDDTYLEAAYEAEVDFNAKLQDVEALLNTGALTMGDLVETIRVQQLELNQIKKENLLLKSKILRAAKQGFKV is encoded by the coding sequence ATGCATATTATACCCATAGCGAGTGGTAAGGGGGGTGTTGGTAAGTCAACTTTGTCTGCCAATCTAGCTATTGCTTTAGCAGAAACAGGTAAAAAAGTTATTTTGACTGACTTGGATTTAGGAGCTTCTAATTTACATCATATTTTAGGAATAAGAGCCATTCCTCAGGGTATTGGCAATTTTTTAAGTAATTCTAAGTTAGCTCTTAATTCTTTGGTTATGGAAACGGAGTATGCTGGTTTATTCTTTTTACCAGGAGACTCTGAAATTCCGGGTGTAGCCAATCTTAAGGCTAGTCAAAAGAGTCGTTTAATAAAAGCTCTTAAGGGCTTGGATTGTGACTTTTTGATACTTGATTTGGGGGCTGGTAGTAGTTTTAATACGCTGGATTTTTTCTTAATGTCCAGTCATGGTATCATAGTATCAACACCAACCTTAACAGCCACTCTTAATGCTTACTTGTTTCTAAAGAATACAGTATTCAGGATATTATCGGCTTCCTTTAAAAAAGGGTCTATTGCAGCTGATCAATTAGATAAGGCATTTCAATCGATTTCTGGTTTACAGAAGATATATTTGCCTAAATTCCTAGAGACCATTAGAAAGGAAGATCCTGAAAGTTATAATAAATTTTATGAAAAAATAAAGCATTTTCGACCAAGATTAGTCTTCAATATGCTTGATGATCCAAAGGATGTGGATAAAGCAGACAAAATTCGAAGAAGTACTAAAGAATATTTAGGCGTTGATCTAGAACACCTTGGTATTATCTATCGAGATGAGATTCAAAAAACGGCCTTAGGTAGTCGTTTACCGATAATAGTATATAAACCCCAATCAATTGTTGCACAAGCTATGTACAGAATCGCCGATAAAGTTCTCCAGTTAGCAGAAGAGGATGATGGAAATTTCGAAATTGATTCAATTGATGATACCTATCTTGAAGCGGCTTATGAAGCGGAGGTTGATTTCAATGCAAAATTACAAGATGTGGAAGCCTTATTAAATACAGGTGCTCTTACCATGGGAGATCTTGTTGAAACAATAAGAGTTCAACAATTAGAATTGAATCAGATTAAAAAAGAGAATTTATTGCTGAAGTCTAAAATCCTGAGGGCTGCTAAACAGGGCTTTAAAGTTTAG
- a CDS encoding S41 family peptidase has protein sequence MKLKNEKFLWMGITAFSVLFIALLMLTPKAFAQSQNDKQENIYNYGTMFQSVFNFVLNNYVDEMDPEVLFEGAMKGLFESMDDPYTLFLTEDDMSDFADTTEGTFGGVGLYISKPDPRAVKLREAALEKELIEKGKDFDIKKLDPQYREYPDYVEIVSPIEDTPAFRAGLMTGDYITQIEGKPINDLTVDDVISKLRGEAGTSVKITILRHGTISFDVELKRALIEVPTVKHAMINDIGYIRIIQFTPYTADRVKEALKEFKDKNYKGLIIDLRNNPGGLLDAVVKTADYFFSDGIIVSTKSRIKSENHIYKASKTKIVNDNIPIEVLIDGGSASAAEILSGALGDRDRAELVGKTTYGKGSVQQIIPFGEEGFKMTVARYYTPNDVNIDKIGINPDIVVEEPEMSEEELKNYQTLLQDNRIAQFIEANHNPTTQQIHNFYENLVEEGINLEERLIKRMILVENSRVTNEPLPVYDMEYDITLQKAMDRVLSR, from the coding sequence ATGAAGCTAAAAAATGAAAAATTCTTATGGATGGGCATCACTGCATTTTCAGTTTTATTTATAGCCCTTTTAATGTTAACACCAAAAGCATTCGCCCAGAGCCAGAATGATAAACAAGAGAACATATATAATTATGGAACCATGTTTCAAAGTGTTTTTAACTTTGTTTTGAACAATTACGTTGATGAAATGGATCCAGAAGTTCTATTTGAAGGAGCTATGAAAGGATTGTTCGAATCTATGGATGATCCCTATACGTTATTTCTGACAGAAGACGATATGTCAGATTTTGCCGATACCACAGAAGGAACTTTTGGAGGAGTAGGTCTGTATATATCAAAGCCAGATCCCAGAGCTGTAAAATTAAGAGAAGCTGCTCTTGAAAAAGAATTAATAGAAAAAGGAAAAGACTTTGATATTAAAAAACTTGATCCACAATATCGGGAATATCCAGACTATGTAGAAATAGTATCACCTATTGAAGATACGCCCGCTTTCAGAGCAGGATTAATGACTGGCGACTACATCACACAAATTGAAGGGAAGCCCATTAATGACCTAACTGTTGATGACGTGATTAGTAAATTAAGAGGAGAAGCTGGCACCTCTGTCAAAATAACCATACTTAGACACGGTACAATATCCTTTGATGTTGAGTTAAAACGAGCATTGATTGAAGTTCCAACAGTAAAACATGCCATGATCAATGACATCGGATATATAAGAATAATACAGTTCACACCATACACCGCAGACAGGGTCAAAGAAGCACTAAAAGAATTCAAAGATAAAAACTACAAAGGGCTTATTATCGATTTAAGAAATAATCCTGGAGGATTACTGGATGCAGTTGTAAAAACTGCTGACTATTTTTTTAGTGACGGTATCATCGTGAGCACTAAAAGCAGGATAAAAAGTGAAAACCATATATATAAGGCATCAAAGACCAAAATTGTTAATGACAATATTCCCATAGAAGTACTTATAGATGGAGGAAGTGCTTCAGCAGCAGAAATATTATCAGGAGCTTTAGGCGATAGAGATAGAGCAGAATTAGTTGGAAAAACAACCTATGGGAAAGGTTCTGTTCAGCAGATTATCCCTTTTGGAGAAGAAGGCTTTAAGATGACTGTGGCAAGATATTACACACCTAATGATGTTAATATTGATAAGATTGGTATCAATCCTGATATTGTTGTAGAGGAACCAGAGATGAGTGAAGAGGAATTAAAAAACTATCAGACATTATTACAAGATAATCGAATCGCTCAATTCATAGAAGCAAATCATAACCCGACTACACAGCAGATACATAATTTCTATGAAAACCTTGTAGAAGAAGGGATTAATCTAGAAGAGCGTCTTATAAAAAGAATGATACTTGTTGAAAATAGTCGAGTGACAAATGAACCACTCCCTGTTTATGATATGGAATATGATATCACTCTCCAAAAAGCAATGGATAGAGTATTAAGTAGATGA
- a CDS encoding secondary thiamine-phosphate synthase enzyme YjbQ translates to MIVKTLTTDHHDQLLDITKTVETYVQNSGIREGLCVVYSPHTTAGITINEAYDGDVKKDIIYLFNNVAPWNDNNYKHSEGNSAAHFKTLLTGTSATIPFVDGGLTLGTWQGIYFCEFDGPRHRQYHISLLGNY, encoded by the coding sequence ATGATAGTAAAGACTCTAACAACTGATCACCATGATCAGTTGTTAGATATTACAAAAACTGTTGAAACATATGTACAAAATTCAGGTATAAGAGAAGGTTTATGTGTTGTGTATAGTCCTCACACCACTGCTGGAATTACAATAAATGAAGCCTATGATGGGGATGTCAAAAAAGACATTATCTATCTATTTAATAATGTAGCACCCTGGAATGACAATAATTACAAACATAGTGAAGGAAATTCAGCAGCCCATTTTAAGACTTTATTGACAGGAACAAGTGCTACAATCCCTTTTGTTGATGGAGGCCTTACTTTAGGAACTTGGCAGGGTATTTATTTCTGTGAATTTGATGGGCCTCGTCACAGACAGTATCATATTAGTCTCCTTGGAAATTATTAA
- a CDS encoding RsmE family RNA methyltransferase: MKQLLIPSDKIIKNTITLNKEIYHYLINVRRYSIGQELKGIDDKDQEYSLIIQDIREGEVQLSIHKLDKNKTNTTNIILVPFLLKGKKLEDVIRHATEMGINIIQPVEGRYCIAKISDKEESKLKRWQKISIEAVQQSGSSKVPTIRQTIKFSQLNEHIPDNYLKLFFHQEPLEQESLHSYLSQSYPGIALIIGPEGGLAAEEVNEMRSWNYKPVFLGSNILRAETASLYATAAVKTIIQEKSSWKTL, from the coding sequence ATGAAACAACTTTTGATTCCCTCAGATAAAATAATCAAAAATACAATCACCTTAAATAAAGAAATATATCACTATTTGATAAATGTCAGAAGATATTCTATAGGACAAGAACTTAAAGGCATTGATGATAAGGATCAAGAATACAGTCTCATCATTCAAGATATCAGAGAGGGAGAAGTCCAACTTTCAATACACAAACTGGATAAGAATAAAACAAATACAACAAATATCATATTAGTACCCTTCCTTCTTAAAGGAAAAAAACTAGAGGATGTCATTCGTCATGCCACTGAAATGGGAATAAATATAATCCAGCCAGTAGAAGGACGATATTGCATTGCCAAAATTAGCGATAAAGAAGAATCGAAGCTAAAGCGTTGGCAAAAAATAAGTATAGAAGCTGTACAACAATCAGGCTCTTCAAAAGTCCCTACTATAAGACAGACAATAAAATTTAGTCAATTAAATGAGCATATACCAGATAACTATTTAAAACTATTTTTCCATCAAGAACCACTTGAACAAGAAAGCCTACATAGCTATCTTTCCCAAAGCTACCCAGGTATTGCTCTCATCATAGGTCCCGAAGGAGGCCTTGCTGCTGAGGAAGTTAATGAAATGCGTTCATGGAATTACAAACCAGTATTTTTAGGATCAAATATCCTAAGAGCAGAAACGGCTAGTTTATACGCCACTGCAGCAGTTAAAACAATAATACAGGAGAAAAGTAGTTGGAAAACATTATAG
- a CDS encoding WecB/TagA/CpsF family glycosyltransferase yields MENIIEAKRVYFLRIPIDIVPPDALEPIILNLLDKKEHQQIIFLSFSDFMKARRDKEYFRMLENAGLVIPLSKSLQNGMKFLKLDIPQQYEPFHFVIRTLGILENYRRSLYILGGKKQVTQISDNNLRSSFPGISMVGRYSGYYPKNMEKDIKTAIQKSNPSFLLIGDGIKKANSWVYQNRKHLNEGLSLYVKSIFQIIAGRKRRPDREKFLKGQSNIGKTILNPLKYYRLFQYIYYYILLFISKIRSPKN; encoded by the coding sequence TTGGAAAACATTATAGAGGCAAAGCGAGTTTATTTCTTAAGAATACCCATTGATATTGTTCCACCTGATGCTTTGGAACCTATTATTCTTAATTTGTTAGACAAAAAAGAACACCAACAAATAATATTTCTGTCTTTTTCTGATTTCATGAAGGCTAGAAGAGATAAAGAATACTTTAGAATGTTAGAAAATGCAGGATTAGTCATACCTCTTTCCAAGAGTTTGCAAAATGGTATGAAGTTTTTAAAACTCGATATACCCCAACAATATGAACCTTTTCATTTTGTCATCAGAACATTAGGTATCTTAGAAAATTATAGACGCTCCTTGTATATTTTGGGTGGAAAAAAACAAGTAACCCAAATATCAGACAACAATCTAAGGAGCAGTTTTCCCGGTATAAGTATGGTAGGAAGATACTCTGGATACTATCCTAAAAATATGGAAAAGGATATAAAAACAGCTATACAAAAGAGTAATCCAAGTTTTCTTTTAATTGGGGATGGTATTAAGAAAGCTAATTCCTGGGTCTACCAAAACCGCAAGCACCTAAATGAAGGATTATCATTATATGTAAAGTCTATCTTTCAAATCATTGCAGGTAGAAAAAGACGTCCTGATCGTGAAAAATTTCTCAAGGGCCAAAGCAATATAGGAAAAACTATTCTTAATCCTTTAAAATACTATAGATTATTTCAATACATTTATTACTATATATTATTGTTTATTAGCAAAATAAGATCCCCAAAAAACTAA
- a CDS encoding STAS domain-containing protein encodes MNNNDIVPGFDDEKDDSLKIRLQKIDQVEGCLVLYLTGYIDTYNSNFFQKRVTKAVEAGYINMIFHCGGLNYVSSTGIGSFTAFLKAVKPRGGDLVLLEIQPKVYEVFQLLGFSQFFNIKENLDEAVEYFSHDDKAGATGTFPKIFKCPICSKKLKATKPGRFRCSECKTILAIDNSGQVFLG; translated from the coding sequence ATGAATAACAACGATATTGTACCTGGATTCGACGATGAGAAGGACGATTCCCTAAAAATCCGTCTACAGAAAATTGATCAGGTGGAAGGTTGCCTCGTCTTGTATCTTACGGGATACATCGATACTTACAATTCTAATTTTTTCCAGAAAAGAGTAACAAAGGCAGTAGAAGCTGGATATATAAACATGATATTTCATTGTGGTGGTCTAAATTATGTATCTAGTACAGGGATTGGTTCTTTTACAGCATTTTTAAAAGCTGTAAAGCCACGTGGTGGAGATTTAGTACTTTTAGAGATTCAACCCAAAGTCTACGAAGTCTTCCAGTTGTTAGGATTTAGTCAATTTTTCAACATAAAAGAAAATTTAGACGAAGCTGTTGAGTACTTTTCCCATGATGACAAGGCAGGAGCGACAGGGACTTTTCCAAAGATCTTTAAATGTCCCATATGCTCAAAAAAGTTAAAAGCAACAAAACCTGGACGATTTAGATGTTCTGAATGCAAAACAATTCTGGCGATCGATAACTCAGGTCAAGTTTTTCTTGGTTAG
- a CDS encoding YbjN domain-containing protein, with amino-acid sequence MDYKNKVESYLINLDCTFENLDDSMWLITDEEKGLNNIILMLEEPILIVRINVMSLPTKKREDLYKQVLTLNGSDLMHGAYAIENENLILIDTLEIATLDLEELQASLDAFGLALAQHFKALSKYRD; translated from the coding sequence ATGGATTATAAAAACAAAGTAGAGTCATATCTTATAAATCTAGATTGTACGTTTGAAAATCTTGATGACAGCATGTGGCTTATAACAGATGAGGAAAAAGGCCTAAACAACATAATATTAATGCTTGAAGAACCAATATTGATTGTTAGAATTAATGTTATGAGCCTACCTACAAAGAAACGTGAAGATTTATATAAACAAGTACTAACATTGAATGGTTCAGATCTGATGCATGGTGCTTATGCTATTGAAAATGAGAATCTTATCTTGATCGATACCCTGGAAATAGCTACTTTGGATTTAGAAGAGTTACAAGCTTCATTAGATGCATTTGGACTTGCTCTAGCACAACATTTTAAAGCATTAAGCAAGTATCGGGATTAG
- a CDS encoding PspA/IM30 family protein: protein MGLFDRIKRVFKSNINDIISKAEDPQKVLNQIIIDMNEQLIESKKSVASAIADEKKLERQMNEHLSQSQEWERKAMLAVKAEKDDLAKEALIRKQDIDKIAVSYKGQWEAQHKTVEQLKSSLRQLQQKIEEAQRKKNLLIARAKRAEAQQKINSTLSKMSNNSAFDAFDRMSAKVDQIEAEIDATQELEDLTSGDTLDKQFEALEDPSSGAELLLEQLKGKMEKES from the coding sequence ATGGGATTGTTTGACCGTATAAAGAGAGTATTCAAATCGAATATCAATGACATAATAAGCAAAGCTGAAGATCCACAAAAAGTTTTAAACCAGATCATTATTGATATGAATGAACAACTCATTGAGAGCAAAAAAAGTGTTGCATCAGCGATTGCTGATGAGAAAAAATTAGAACGACAGATGAACGAACATCTTTCTCAATCTCAAGAGTGGGAGAGAAAAGCTATGCTTGCAGTAAAGGCTGAGAAAGATGATTTAGCAAAAGAAGCTTTAATTCGTAAGCAAGATATAGACAAAATTGCAGTATCTTACAAGGGGCAATGGGAAGCCCAACACAAAACTGTTGAACAGTTAAAATCCAGCTTACGCCAACTGCAACAGAAGATAGAAGAGGCTCAAAGAAAGAAAAATTTACTTATAGCCCGTGCTAAGAGAGCTGAAGCTCAACAGAAAATCAACTCTACCCTATCAAAGATGAGTAATAATTCCGCGTTTGATGCTTTTGATAGAATGTCCGCTAAGGTAGATCAGATAGAAGCAGAAATTGATGCTACCCAAGAACTTGAAGATTTAACATCAGGAGACACTCTTGATAAGCAATTTGAAGCTCTAGAGGATCCTAGTTCTGGAGCAGAATTATTACTGGAACAGTTAAAAGGCAAAATGGAAAAAGAAAGCTGA
- the murA gene encoding UDP-N-acetylglucosamine 1-carboxyvinyltransferase has product MHKYIVDGGFPLKGKIKANGNKNAALPCIAAALLTDEAVILENIPEIEDVLVMLNILEKIGCEVKHLKKHTFQIKASDIKTHEIPVELAKAVRASILFAGPMLARLGKVQLPPPGGDVIGRRRLDTHFLALLSLGASIDHDGAFNISTNKLVGKNVFLDEASVTATENAIMAAVLAEGQTVMENVASEPHVQDLCNMLNQMGAKITGVGSNILTIDGVKKLKGTTYKIGADFMEVGSLIGLAAVTRSELEITDADPQHLRMVRIAYNKMGIHWETSGSSILVPSGQKMRVNPDFGGAIPKIDDAPWPGFPPDLTSIMTVVATQINGTILIHEKMFESRMFFVDKLIAMGAGIILCDPHRAVVTGPSRLRGSDLVSPDVRAGMAMVIAALCAEGTSEIHNVYQIERGYENICERLQLLGARIKRLPE; this is encoded by the coding sequence ATGCATAAATATATTGTAGATGGTGGCTTTCCTCTTAAAGGAAAGATTAAAGCTAATGGAAACAAAAATGCAGCGCTTCCTTGTATTGCTGCAGCTTTGCTAACTGATGAAGCAGTTATACTAGAGAACATTCCAGAGATAGAGGATGTTCTTGTAATGCTAAATATTCTAGAAAAAATAGGTTGTGAAGTTAAACACTTAAAAAAACATACCTTTCAAATCAAAGCTTCAGATATTAAGACACACGAAATTCCCGTAGAACTAGCGAAAGCTGTTAGAGCTTCTATATTGTTTGCAGGTCCTATGTTAGCTCGATTGGGAAAAGTTCAACTACCTCCTCCTGGGGGAGATGTTATAGGACGCCGTCGATTAGATACTCACTTTCTTGCTCTACTAAGTTTGGGAGCAAGTATAGACCATGATGGTGCTTTTAATATATCAACCAATAAACTTGTTGGTAAAAATGTATTTTTAGATGAAGCATCTGTAACGGCCACAGAGAATGCTATTATGGCAGCTGTTTTAGCTGAGGGTCAAACTGTTATGGAAAACGTAGCTTCTGAACCACATGTTCAGGATTTGTGTAATATGCTTAATCAGATGGGCGCTAAGATTACTGGTGTGGGTAGTAATATATTAACTATTGATGGGGTTAAGAAATTAAAAGGTACCACTTATAAAATTGGTGCTGATTTCATGGAAGTTGGTTCTTTGATTGGTCTAGCTGCTGTCACAAGAAGTGAATTAGAAATTACTGATGCTGATCCACAACACTTAAGAATGGTTAGGATCGCCTATAATAAAATGGGAATTCATTGGGAAACCTCTGGATCTTCTATATTAGTTCCCTCTGGTCAGAAGATGAGAGTTAATCCTGACTTTGGTGGTGCCATTCCTAAAATAGATGATGCCCCCTGGCCAGGATTCCCACCTGACTTAACTAGTATAATGACAGTAGTGGCTACACAGATCAATGGTACAATACTTATTCATGAGAAAATGTTTGAATCTAGAATGTTTTTTGTTGATAAATTAATTGCTATGGGTGCTGGGATTATTCTTTGTGATCCCCATAGAGCTGTTGTAACAGGCCCTTCTCGTCTACGGGGAAGTGACCTTGTTTCTCCTGATGTACGCGCTGGTATGGCCATGGTTATTGCTGCTTTATGTGCGGAAGGAACCAGTGAAATTCATAATGTCTATCAAATTGAAAGGGGTTATGAAAATATCTGTGAAAGGCTTCAGTTGCTTGGAGCACGAATCAAGCGATTACCAGAATAA
- a CDS encoding aspartate kinase, giving the protein MIVRKFGGSSLADSERIKNVAHIIQDRQDQVVVLSAMKGITNLLIEVSGLAELGDQSYHEKLENIKNITIKTAHDLSVSQEKIQEINQLLVELKDILHGIELVKECSPRSLDLVSSFGERFSCRLMTGYLLSLGIDATYIDARKLIVTNTSFNHAAVDSKATKTKILSQLRNIDKISIMTGFIGATNEGITTTLGRNGSDYSASIVGGALDAEKVEIWTDVDGVLSADPRFVQNAFVINELSTQEAMELSYFGAEVIHPSTMLPVVEKNIPIVIKNTLNPSAAGTKIIANPKRHSNPITGIASIEKVCMINVEGGGMIGMPGAASKVFTALAEADINIVMISQASSEHSICLVCKANEANLAMETLQTKLQPELQSKLIQSFDLQKELEIIAIIGENMRGTPGISGKLFKALGDAGINVLAIAQGSSERNISFVIHKSSRNLALNVVHDAFLGPKGS; this is encoded by the coding sequence ATGATTGTAAGGAAATTTGGAGGATCTTCCCTAGCTGATAGTGAAAGAATAAAAAATGTGGCTCATATTATTCAAGACAGACAGGATCAAGTTGTTGTTCTATCAGCAATGAAAGGTATAACAAATCTGCTAATTGAAGTATCAGGTTTGGCAGAACTCGGTGATCAAAGCTATCACGAAAAGCTAGAGAATATTAAAAATATCACCATAAAAACGGCCCATGACTTATCAGTATCACAAGAAAAAATCCAGGAAATAAATCAGCTTTTAGTGGAGCTTAAAGATATTCTCCATGGAATTGAATTAGTTAAAGAATGCAGTCCGCGAAGCTTAGATTTGGTATCAAGTTTTGGAGAAAGGTTTAGTTGTAGGCTTATGACGGGATATCTTTTATCTCTAGGTATTGATGCTACCTATATAGATGCCCGAAAATTAATCGTTACAAATACATCATTTAATCATGCAGCAGTGGATAGCAAAGCTACAAAAACAAAAATTCTCTCCCAGCTCAGAAACATTGATAAAATCTCAATTATGACCGGATTTATCGGTGCCACCAATGAAGGAATTACAACAACTTTGGGAAGAAATGGCTCAGATTATTCTGCTAGTATTGTAGGCGGAGCTTTAGATGCTGAGAAGGTGGAGATATGGACTGATGTTGATGGTGTGTTGAGTGCTGATCCCAGATTTGTACAAAATGCATTTGTGATTAACGAACTTAGTACACAGGAAGCAATGGAATTATCTTATTTTGGTGCAGAAGTAATCCATCCTTCAACAATGCTTCCAGTTGTTGAGAAAAATATTCCTATAGTTATTAAAAACACTCTTAACCCTTCAGCCGCAGGCACAAAAATAATAGCTAATCCAAAACGTCACTCCAATCCTATTACAGGTATAGCTTCTATTGAAAAAGTTTGTATGATCAATGTAGAAGGTGGAGGAATGATCGGCATGCCTGGAGCTGCATCCAAAGTTTTTACCGCATTAGCAGAGGCTGATATCAATATAGTAATGATCAGTCAGGCCTCTAGTGAGCATAGCATATGTCTTGTATGTAAAGCTAATGAAGCAAATCTAGCAATGGAGACTCTCCAAACAAAACTACAACCAGAACTGCAAAGTAAATTGATTCAATCATTTGATCTACAAAAGGAACTTGAAATCATAGCCATCATAGGTGAGAATATGCGGGGAACACCCGGAATAAGTGGAAAGCTTTTCAAAGCACTTGGTGATGCTGGTATCAATGTTCTGGCTATAGCACAAGGTTCAAGCGAAAGAAATATATCTTTTGTAATACATAAATCCAGCAGAAATTTAGCATTAAATGTTGTACACGATGCCTTTTTAGGCCCAAAAGGAAGTTAA
- the thrC gene encoding threonine synthase yields the protein MKFYSTRNHQAKKSFSEAIFQGLAPDGGLYVPEDWINLKSDFLELNHQTTINEIAELVTYSLMPEELSRKEASDIAQKAFPFAPKIDKVKDQLSILELYHGPSSAFKDFGANYLATVMEHFLKGDNRKAIILTATSGDTGSAVAQAFYEKDNIEVVILYPSGRVSPLQEKQLTTLGKNITAIEIEGSFDDCQKMVKEAFVDEELMKLLPLTSANSINLGRLIPQSFYYIWAFSQLKEQLDEEIYYCVPSGNFGNLTAGIYAWKWGLPVSGFLAATNANDVVPEYLQKGDYQPRPSIPTYSNAMDVGNPSNFERLRHVFDDNWNLMRSMIQGETISDKETLSTMKRYYEEKNRFICPHTAVGVLASENFLAEYLKGSGYVVSLATAHAGKFLEVSQKAIGREPELPETLKSLLKKEKQAYSLGNTLADLKTFLKDHFA from the coding sequence ATGAAATTTTACTCTACAAGGAACCATCAGGCAAAAAAATCCTTCTCAGAAGCTATTTTCCAAGGTCTAGCGCCAGACGGAGGTCTTTATGTTCCAGAAGATTGGATTAATTTAAAATCCGATTTTCTCGAACTTAATCACCAAACAACAATCAATGAGATTGCTGAATTAGTGACCTACTCACTAATGCCAGAAGAATTAAGTCGTAAGGAAGCTTCAGACATTGCTCAGAAAGCTTTTCCTTTTGCTCCCAAAATAGACAAGGTTAAAGATCAACTATCCATTCTCGAGTTGTATCATGGTCCCTCATCAGCCTTTAAAGATTTTGGAGCAAACTACTTAGCTACAGTAATGGAACACTTTCTTAAAGGCGATAATCGTAAGGCAATCATATTAACAGCAACAAGTGGAGATACAGGATCAGCAGTAGCTCAAGCCTTTTATGAAAAAGATAATATTGAAGTTGTTATACTTTATCCTTCAGGACGTGTTAGCCCTCTTCAGGAGAAACAATTAACGACATTGGGTAAGAATATTACAGCCATCGAAATTGAAGGATCCTTCGATGATTGTCAAAAGATGGTCAAAGAGGCTTTTGTGGATGAAGAATTAATGAAGTTACTTCCTTTAACATCTGCAAATTCAATCAATTTGGGACGTCTAATACCTCAATCCTTTTATTATATTTGGGCCTTTTCACAACTTAAAGAACAATTAGATGAAGAAATCTATTACTGTGTTCCCAGTGGCAACTTTGGAAATTTGACAGCCGGAATATACGCCTGGAAATGGGGATTGCCCGTATCAGGTTTTCTAGCTGCTACAAATGCTAATGATGTTGTACCGGAATATCTTCAAAAAGGAGATTACCAACCACGACCATCGATACCAACATACTCTAATGCTATGGACGTTGGTAATCCTAGTAACTTTGAAAGATTAAGGCATGTGTTTGATGACAATTGGAATTTGATGCGATCCATGATTCAAGGGGAAACTATTTCAGATAAAGAAACCTTATCCACAATGAAACGCTACTATGAAGAGAAGAACCGTTTCATCTGTCCCCACACTGCAGTTGGAGTTCTTGCCAGTGAAAACTTCCTTGCAGAATATCTTAAGGGATCTGGTTATGTGGTTTCTCTTGCCACTGCTCATGCTGGTAAATTCCTTGAAGTATCTCAGAAAGCTATAGGACGAGAACCAGAACTTCCAGAAACTCTGAAGAGCCTGCTAAAGAAGGAAAAACAGGCTTACTCCTTAGGAAATACATTAGCAGATCTTAAAACTTTTCTTAAAGATCACTTTGCTTAA